The Intrasporangium calvum DSM 43043 sequence GCGTTCGATCGCGTGGGCCGGCGGCGTCCTGACCGGCGCGGTGACCGTCGACCGGCCCCCGGTCGACCGGGACGAGGCGAGCTGGACCGCCGCGGTCAGCACGGCCAGGCGCCTCGCCGACGTCAAGACGGGCCGCCACGCGAAGTCGCCCTACGCCGCGCTGGACCTCGTGGCGGCCGCGCGCGCCACCACCCGTGACGAGGGCTTCGCGGCCGAGGACGAGGCACTGGCCGACCTCATCATGAGTGACGAGCTGCGCGCCGGGCTCTACGCGTTCGAGCTCGTCCAGAAGCGGGCCAAGCGCCCCGCCGGCGCCCCCGACAAGGCGCTCGCGCGCACCGTGACCAAGGTCGGGATCGTGGGTGCCGGGTTGATGGCGAGCCAGCTCGCCCTCCTGTTCGTCCAGCGCCTCCAGGTCCCGGTCGTGCTCACCGACATCGATGACGACCGGGTCGCCAAGGGCGTCGGCTACGTGCACGCCGAGCTCGACAGGCTCGCGGCCAAGGGCCGGATCAGCCGGGACCGTCTGACCCGCTACCGGTCTCTCGTCAGCGGCTCGACGAGCAAGGCCGGCTTCGCTGATGCCGACTTCGTCATCGAGGCGGTCTTCGAGGAGATGTCGGTCAAGAAGCAGGTCTTCGCCGAGCTGGAGCAGGTCACCGGTGCCGAGTGCGTCTTCGCGACGAACACGTCGAGCCTCTCGATCACCGAGATGGCCGCCGATCTCCAGCACCCGGAGCGGGTGGTGGGCTTCCACTTCTTCAACCCGGTCGCCGTGATGCCGCTTCTCGAGATCATCCCCGGCGCGCAGACCGACGACGCGACGCTGGCGACCGCCTTCGCGGTCGGCAAGGACCTGAAGAAGACGTGCATCCGCGCCGCCGACCGGCCGTCGTTCATCGTCAACCGGCTGCTCGGCCGGTTCATGGGAGAGGCGGCCCGGATCGTCGACGAGGGCACCCCGATCGAGGTGGTCGACCGGGCGTTCGCCGGGCTGGCCCCGATGCCCCCGTTCGTCCTCATCGGCCTCGTGGGACCGGCGATCGCCCTGCACAACGGCGAGACGCTGGTCCGGGCCTTCCCGGACCGGTTCTACGCGTCGCCGACGCTTCAGCGTCTCGTCGCGGCGAAGCTGCCCGGCTTCTACGACCTCAGCTCGGGCCGGCCGGTCCTCACCCCAGAGGCGGCCGAGCTCATCGAGAGGCCGGCCGACCCGGTCGTGCTCGACGTGGACCAGGTGCGCGAACGGGTGCTCACCGTGCTCGCCGACGAGGCGCGCCGGATGCTCGACGAGGAGGTCGCCCAGTCCCCCATGGACATCGACCTCGCGATGATCACCGGGGCCGGCTTCCAGTTCTGGAACGGTGGCATCACGCCGCTCCTCGACCGCACCGGCGTCGCGGAGCGCGTCACCGGCCACCGCTTCCTGCCGGCGGGCGTGTCCACGCTTCCTTCCTGAGGCACCGACGACGAGGCTGTATGCCGCTGGGCTCGGTCCCTCGCCGCCCGCTCAGCTCGAGCGCGGGGCGGGGACCCGGCCCAGCGGCATACGGCTGCTTCCGTCTCGCGACGGGGGGCCGCTGACGGGACGGGACGTTCGACCCTGCCGGCGCGGCCCGCGGAGGGTCACCCTTGGTGGATCCGCCGGCGACGCGGGCGGACCGACCTGAGGTGGAGGGGAGCACGATGATCGTCGTCGTCGGCGGGACGGGCCGGTTGGGCGGGCGCGTCGTCAGTGATCTGGTGGAGCGGGGCGAGACCGTGCGGGTGGTGGCCAGACACGCCCCGGTGGGCGGGCCGGGAGGCGGGCCGGGGGCCTTCGTCGCAGCCGACGTCCGGGAGCCGGACACGCTCGAGCAGGCCCTCGACGGCGCCACGGTGGTCGTCTCGGCGGTGCACGGGATGGATCCGGCGTCGGGAGAGTCGCCGGCGGTTGTCGACCGGGACGGGAATCGCAACCTCATCTCGGCGGCACGCCGTGCCGGGGCCCGGATCGTGCTCGTCTCAGTCGTCGGAGCGGACCGGGACCATCCGATGGAGCTCTTCCGGATGAAGTCCGACGCGGAGCGGTTCCTCCGGAACGGACCGATGGACTGGACCGTCGTGCGCGCCTCGGCGTTCGCCGAGACCTGGGCCGACGTCATCCGCAGCACGACGAACCGCAAGGGCGTCCCCAAGGTCTTCGGACGCGGGCAGAACCCGATCAACTTCGTCACCGTGGACGACGTCGCCGCTGCCGTGACCCGGGCCGCCGCCGACCCCGACCTGCGTGGTGAGGTGATCGAGGTCGGAGGTCCCGACAACCTCACGATGGAGCAGTTCGCCCGGCTCGTCACCGGCCAGCCTGCCGTGGGTCACATCCCCCGGGCCGCCCTGCGCGTCATGGGGATCGCCCTCGCGCCGTTCCGCCCCGGACCGGCCCGGCTGATCCGGACCGCGCTCGTCCAGGACGGAGTCGACCTCACCTTCGACCCCCGGGGCAGCCGAGCACGCCACCCGTGGCTGCCGTGCACGCCCGTCGGCGCGGTGCTGGGGTCCTCCCCCATGCCCGAGTTGCAGTAACTCATATATGAGTTAGCCTCGATCCGTGTCTGAAAGCTACCTCACCCGAATCGGCGGCCTCATCCGCGACGCCCGCCGCCACAAGGCGATGACCCAGGCGGAGCTCGCCGAGCTCCTGGGGACCTCGCAAGGTGCCGTCACACGGATCGAGGCCGGCAAGCAGAACCTCAGCCTCGACATGCTGGCCAAGATCGGTGATGCCCTCGACTCCGAGTTCGTCTCCGTCGGGCACTCCGGGCCACAGCAC is a genomic window containing:
- a CDS encoding 3-hydroxyacyl-CoA dehydrogenase NAD-binding domain-containing protein; this encodes MTATTTPAAATPSLQFGEEVVTHAHVRDVTLPGGAGALALITIDNGLDHTRPTTFGPQSIAELHAAVDALRTRAEDGQIAAVAVTGKPFIFAVGADLTGIPLLTERDQALAVARAGHAAFAALADLPVPTFAFVNGAAMGGGVELALSATYRTISSGVPAVALPEVFLGIVPGWGGCWLLPNLVGVEKALKVIVDNPLSQNRMLRGPEAFSLGIADAIFEPADFLERSIAWAGGVLTGAVTVDRPPVDRDEASWTAAVSTARRLADVKTGRHAKSPYAALDLVAAARATTRDEGFAAEDEALADLIMSDELRAGLYAFELVQKRAKRPAGAPDKALARTVTKVGIVGAGLMASQLALLFVQRLQVPVVLTDIDDDRVAKGVGYVHAELDRLAAKGRISRDRLTRYRSLVSGSTSKAGFADADFVIEAVFEEMSVKKQVFAELEQVTGAECVFATNTSSLSITEMAADLQHPERVVGFHFFNPVAVMPLLEIIPGAQTDDATLATAFAVGKDLKKTCIRAADRPSFIVNRLLGRFMGEAARIVDEGTPIEVVDRAFAGLAPMPPFVLIGLVGPAIALHNGETLVRAFPDRFYASPTLQRLVAAKLPGFYDLSSGRPVLTPEAAELIERPADPVVLDVDQVRERVLTVLADEARRMLDEEVAQSPMDIDLAMITGAGFQFWNGGITPLLDRTGVAERVTGHRFLPAGVSTLPS
- a CDS encoding SDR family oxidoreductase is translated as MDPPATRADRPEVEGSTMIVVVGGTGRLGGRVVSDLVERGETVRVVARHAPVGGPGGGPGAFVAADVREPDTLEQALDGATVVVSAVHGMDPASGESPAVVDRDGNRNLISAARRAGARIVLVSVVGADRDHPMELFRMKSDAERFLRNGPMDWTVVRASAFAETWADVIRSTTNRKGVPKVFGRGQNPINFVTVDDVAAAVTRAAADPDLRGEVIEVGGPDNLTMEQFARLVTGQPAVGHIPRAALRVMGIALAPFRPGPARLIRTALVQDGVDLTFDPRGSRARHPWLPCTPVGAVLGSSPMPELQ